The Methanosarcina barkeri MS DNA window CCCAACCGAAGTAAAAGATATAAAAAGGGTATCCCAATTAATAGCAGTTGCTTCAGGCTTCTTGCTTGTTGCCTGTGCGGCAGTAATTCATTTAGCAGGGATATACCTGTATCCGTGATCCTTCCTTCGCTGATCCAATTGTATAAATGATTTGAATTTTAAGACAGCCTCTGAGATAATCTGAATCCTTTTTGAAACATGGGTTCTGAGAATAAACAGTGTATATCATTAAAGATTTTCAAAAGTAATAAAACCATTTTTTAATAACCCTGAAGTGATCATATGAAGTTATCCGATATTGAGGAAAGAGACCTGAAAAAAGGGCAGCCTGAGAACGTAGAAGAAAAAGCTACAGTCAACATCCTCGATGTCCTTGCTGAAGAAGGCATCAGTGTTCAGGACCTTGCTGATACGGCTCTGGAAATGTATGTTCCCCATCCAGGACTTGAGACCAGGGAGAAAGCCGACGCTTTATTTAAAAGGGAACTTAAGTATGCACTTTCGGACCCAAACCTCTGTCTTCTAATCTATTCCGGGATCTTGCTGGAGCGGGAAGGTAGGGCAGGAACCCTTCCGAACCTCAGCAAAAGTTCTTATGAAAAGGACCTTACTTTTATAATTGCAGACGAAGTGCTCGGCACAAGTATTGCAACCTATATCAGCGGTTCCAAGGGCGCTTTTGAGTTTGTAAGGTTTGACAAACAGAAGCCTGGAATCCTTGCAAAGCTCGGGCCTTTTATGGATGACGTTATCGGGGGCCTTATAGGAGGCGTGTCTTCCAATATGTATTCAAGAGGTATGGCAGAATTTGTAGGGACGGACTGAAAGACGGGACGGACTATAAGAAGGAAAGGATTGAAAAACAGGCGGTGCGCGATGAATTCATATTTGCTTGCTTTTAAATCTGGGTTTGGTTTCCTGTCCACTATTCCTGTGGGAATCAGCATGGAAGGAATCGACGAACTCATGAAAAAAATCTACTTTTATCCCGTTGTGGGGGCTATACTTGGGCTTCTCATAGGGGCAGTTGCATTCATGGGGCAGGTAATATTTCCTGGGCCTGTGCTTGCAGCCCTTCTAATGGGATTCATATATTACATTACAGGCTTTAATCACCTCGATGGAGTCACAGATATCGGGGACGGTTTTATGGCTCACGGGTCACTTGAGAAAAAAATCAAGGCCCTGAAAGACACGACCATCGGGACAGGAGGAGTGTCCTTCTGCATTCTCTTATTACTTACTCTGTACAGTTCGATAAGGGCAGTCCAGCAAGAAGGTTCCGCCGTTTTTGGGTCTAACCTTCCGGTTTTAATGTTTGAATCAATGTTTATTGCAGAGGTCAGTGCAAAACAGTCCATGTTAACTATTGCTGCCTTTGGAAAGCCCATACCTCCGCAGGAAAAACAGGCTTATCCTGGTCTGGGAGCCATGACTATAAAGGGAGCAACCAGAAATAATTTTCTGATTGGATTTGTGTTCGGGGCCATCGTTTGCCTTCTGCCTTTCGGGTGGATAGGACTGTTGCCTTATCTGGGATCCTGCCTGGTGGCTCTGGTGATTCTTAACCGAAGCTATGCCCATTTTGGGGGATTAAATGGCGACGGAATTGGTACTGCTAACGAAATTGGTCGGGTAACTGCACTCATTATTATCGCAGTTCTCCTGCAACTTTCATTGAACGGATATATGGGAGGTTTTAAATGGACGCTATTGTAATGGCAGGGGGGTTTGGACAGAGGCTTGGAATGGGTGAAAAGCCCTGTGTTGAATTACTTGGAAAACCACTTATAGCCTATGTGATAGATACCCTCAGGGCCGCAGAGAATATAAACAGGGTTTTCGTAGCGGTCTCACCTGTTACCCCAAAGACAGAAATTATGATTCAGGAGCGCTACAAAGGAAAAGTTCGTATAATCAGGACTTTTGGCGGAAACTATGTAGGGGATATGATCCACGCGGTCGAAACCGCAGAAACGGTTGGGCCTGTAATGATTATTATGTCAGACCTTCCCCTGATAAGCCCTGATCTTATCGATTATGTAATCGAAAAATATAAGGAAGAAGGAAAACCTGCGCTCTCTGTATATGTTCCTCTCAATATCTGCAAAGGAGCCGGAATCAGGCCAGATACGGTCTTTAACAAGGATGGAAAGTTGATAGTACCTGTCGGAATTAATATTCTGGACAGTTCTCAAATCCGAAACGAACAGGAAGACTTTAATCTGATACTTGATAATCCCAAACTAGCAATAAACGTAAATACTGTTAAGGATTTGCAGCACTGCAAGGATCTGCTGCAGGGCCAAGACTAAAAACTTATAGAGGTGTCATATATTCTATCTGTAAAAAACTTGGTGCTGAGCCGTGATGGAAAGAAAATCCTTAGAGGGGTCAATCTTGAGGTCGGCGACCGGGAAATTCACAGCATTATCGGTGCAAATGGTGCCGGAAAAAGTACCCTTGCCTATACCCTGATGGGACTCCAGGGTTATGAACACGAGGAAGGCAGCCTCATCTTTAATGGGGAAGACATTTCAAAACTTTCAATAACCGAACGTGCAAAAAAAGGCATTACCCTTGCCTGGCAGGAACCTGCTCGTTTTGAAGGGCTGAGAGTCAGGGACTATCTGGCAATCGGGGCAAAAGGCAACGGAGGCGTTACTGAAGAAGAGCTGAAAGAGGCCCTGAGGAAAGTCGATCTTAAACCTGAAAAATACCTGGATAGGGAAGTCGGAGAGGCGCTCAGTGGAGGTGAAAGGAAACGCATAGAACTTGCGTCCATAATTACAATGAAACCAAAGCTTGCTATTCTCGACGAACCCGATTCCGGAATTGATGTCGTTTCCTTAAAGGAAATCGTAAACCTGATCCAAACTTTTAAGGAAAATGGCTCCTCGGTACTTGTAATTACACACAGGAAGGAAATTGCAGCCGCTTCCGATAAAGCATCCCTGATGTGTGAAGGGGTTATCCTCAGGAGCGGAGACCCTCTGGAAATCAGTGAATTTTTCAAAAACAGGTGCATACCTTGCGACAGCAGGGTCTCACCACAAAAGGCGGCCTGAAAAATGACTCAGATAACTCTTAATACACTTTCCAGTGAAATTAAAGATATGGACGCAGCCTATTCGGCATCCGGTGGAGATGCTGCAGTCCTGCATAATCATGATCTTGCAAGCCTTGTGATAAGTGGAAATAAAGTGCTTAATGCAAATGGGATAGAAGGAATTGTGCTCGAACCCCAGGAGACTGAACATGGAGTGGACGTTAAACTGACCATTAGGAAAGGGTATAAAATTCCACATCCTGTCCACCTTTGCTTTGGGCTTATTCCTGAAGATGGGCTCCAGGAAATAAATATGAATTTTGTAGCCGAAGAAGACTCGGCTGTTGAACTCCTCGCTCACTGTACATTCCCTAATGCGGTAAAGATTATTCATAGAATGGAAGCTCAAATGCATGTCGGGAAGAATGCTTCATTAAAGTACACAGAAATTCACTTCCATGGGCCACATGGAGGAGCTCAGGTAATTCCGAAGGCTCATGTAAAGATAGAAGAAGGTGGCAGTTATTTCAATAATTTCTCCCTGATCTCGGGAAGAGTAGGAGTTCTCGAATTCGACTATGATGTGGATGCCGAAAAAGACTCTGTCTGTGAAATGATTACCAAGGTTTACGGGAAAAAAGATGACAAAATAAAAATTATGGAAAAAGTAGCTCTTAATGGGGAAAATGCCAGAAGTGTGATCAAAAGTCGACTGGCTATTACCGAAGATGCGGAGTCGGAGTTCAAGGGAATTACTGAAGGTCATGCACCAAGGTCCAGAGGACACGTGGACTGTTTGGAGGTTCTCCAGGGCAATGCAAAAGCCGAAGCTGTACCGATTATACGTGTTGATAATCCTCTGGCCAAGGTAACCCATGAGGCTGCAATTGGATGTGTGGATAAAAAAGAAGTCGAAACTCTCATGGCCCGCGGCCTTGAAGAAGACGATGCTATTGACACTATCGTAAAGGGAATGCTGGCCTGAAGCCTCTTATTCCCTTTTACAGGACATCAATTAAGTGTATCAGTAAGTAAATATAGAAAGTTAATCCCGAAAATTGATAAAGCCCTAATTTGACAGATTTTATTAATTAATACAGTATTTATTTACACAAAACACATCGCATTGGCATGTTACATTTAGGTAAAATGAAAAATGTCAATAAATCATAAGATGTGAGACAAAACATTGAATTGTATAAAGAAAACAGATGCATGAAGCCCATTTAGACATTATATAATATATGCTTCTGTCAAATTTGGGATAAAGGGGACCCGAAATTTAGTTTGAGTAAGAGGTGGGAAAGTATTATTGGCGAAATTATTATCCTTGAAAAAAAATATTCAGAAAAAAACCTGCAACTTATTACCGGAAAAAAAGATATATCCTCACATTATCAGGATATTCCTGAAGAGATGCTGCTTTTAAGTGAAGTTATAGAAGACCCCCTCAAACTCCCTTACCTGCTGGAAGCTTTCTATACCGCGCCGATTAAGAATGAAAAAGCATTTCACTTCGCGCTCGTAAGAGTCCAGGTTGACTCTGACCTCAGGATGCATGAGGATCTCCAGAAATACCAGCAAAGGAAGTATGTAGCCGAAACTCTGGAAAAGCTGCTCTATGGAGAGCTTATGCTCTCTGTCGGAGAAAACTCAGGAACTGAAAATGACTGATTGCATACATATTTTCTTATAATTCTTTAGTAAAAATCTTCTTTTTATATTTCCTGACTTTTATACTGAAATTTAAAAAATGTATGGAAGAGATGCAGCTTTTCAATAATGCTACAATGCAGCTTTCCAATAATGCTACGTGACATACCTTCAATATTTACAGGACATACCAGTCAGCGTCATCAACCGATAGATCTTCTTTAAGTCCGACTTTTCTCTTTGGAAGCTTAAGAGCATCTGTAATCGCGTCTGATAAGTCCTGAAGGTATTCTCTGGTTGAGAGGCTGTTGTAAATAAAGGGCTTTTCAGGCTGGAGCATAGTCTGGATTGTAGACTCCTTCGGGACAATATCAACTTCTATGTCAACCCTTTCGACGGCTTTTTCCATTGCAGTTCGAAAATCACCAATACAGTAAGCTATTCTGTGTTTGTAATTATCCCGTGTTTTTTCAAGATAAGCAGCAAGTCTTTCACTTTCCATTTTTATGAAATCTCGCTTGATCTTTGCCACGTTACATTTACCCATCATAAAGCTGTAATGCATGAATGGGTATTGCGTATCAAGTTCCCTGGGGGTAATTCCACAGGTTCCGAAGGTTACTATATGTACATCCTCAGGTTTTGCAATCCCGAAGATTATTCGATCGAATTTTTTGTGAGAGGGACTTTCATGATAGGGTTTCCTTTTGGCACAGGGAACAAAAATACATAGTTCCCTATACGGAGCTTCATATTCGTTCAGGACCCATTCATTAGCCCTTATCATATCCGGGTGGTAAATTACCCTATCAGTGTCAAGAGGTTCTTTAGAACGCTCATCTTCAGGAATAATGGGTTTCATAAACGTCAAGCTAATTGAGCCTGGAAATTGTATATATAGTTAACTAACTTCGGAATCTGCAGAGCTTTATGAGTTTGAGAAGTGTCCTCCAAAATTGAATTGGACGCGAATAAAGTAATCAAAAGTAATCAAAGGTAAGCAAAAATAAGCAAATAATCGAATAAGCAAATAATCGAATAAGCAAATAATCGAATAAGCAAATAATCGAATAAGCAAATAATCGAATAAGCAAATAATCGAATAAGCAAATAAGACAAAAAGTTCCATCGAACTTTAAAAAATAAAGCAGATGATGAAAAACAGGTTGACAAAAAAACCCGAATAAAATAAGAAGAAACCCGAATAAAATAAGATTCGATGGAAAATTTGAAAAGTGATGGGAGCCCTTGCTGAGTTTACTGCTTCAAACCATCCACAAAGTCTTCCATTCTGTCTAACGCTTTTCTGATGTCATTTATGGATGCTGCGTAGGCGCAGCGCAGGAAGCCCTCACCTGCCTCTCCAAAGGCATCTCCTGGGATTGCAACGACTTTCTTTTCATCCAGAAGGCGCTCTGCAAACTCAGAGGAAGAGAGTCCGGTATTTCCTATATAGGGGAAAGCGTAAAATGCTCCTTTAGGGTTGCAGCATTCAAGCCCTATCCTGTTAAAGCCTCTGACAATAAAGTGCCTGCGTCGGTCATATTCCCGGATCATCCGCTCCATTTCATCTTTACCGTGACGGAGTGCTTCAATTGCTCCGATTTGAGCCGTTATAGGAGCACAGAGCATGGAGTACTGATGGATCATCATCATTGAATGTATAATCTCAGGAGAACCCATTGCAAAACCGAGCCTTAGCCCTGTCATTGCATAAGCCTTGGAAAACCCGTTAAGCATAACAGTCCGCTCTTTCATGCCATCAAGGGAAGATATCGGAACATGCTTGCCTTCATAGGTAAGGCACTCGTAAACTTCGTCCGAGATAACAAACAGATCATTCTCCACAACCAGGTCGGCAATATCCTCGAGGCCTTCCTGTTTCATGATCGCTCCTGTAGGGTTACTTGGGAAGTTGAGAATTATTGCTTTTGTCTTGTCCGTGATTGCAGGTTTGAGGGCTTCTGCAGTCAGGCTAAACTCATCATCCCTGTGGGTGGCAACGATAACTGGCTTGCCTCCTGCAAGAATAACAGAAGGTACATATGCCACATAGGAGGGCTGGACGATAATAACCTCATCGCCAGGGTTGACCACTGTCCTTACTGCTATGTCCAGAGCTTCACTCACACCTGTTGTGATGAGTATCTCGGATGAAGGGTCATAATCCAGGCCATAACGCCTGTAATAAGTTCTGGCAAGTTCGTTCCTGAGGTCCGGAAGACCATAATTTGAGGTATATGAGGTTTGCCCTTTTTCCAGAGAATGAATACACATCTCACGGATATGCCACGGAGTAATGAAGTCAGGCTCTCCTACACCAAGGGAGATTACATCTTCAAGTCCGGAAACCAGATCAAAAAAACGGCGTATTCCCGAAGGAGGAATTTCTTTCACAACGTCGGCAACAAACTTAGAAGGATCACATGAAGGTCTCAAGCAAAACACCCTGTAAAAAGTATATAAGTATTATGAAATATAAAATCGGATAGGGATTTCAGGTTCTGAACCGGCTAGTATCAAGATGATACTGGTAGCCTTTGAATCGTTTCAGGTTCATGAAGGATGACCCCATCTTCTTTATAAGTTTTCAGTACAAAGTGGGTTGAAGTGCTCTGTACCTGATCAAGGGTTGCAATTTTCTCTGCTACGAAAAAAGCCACGTCCTTCATCGATTTTCCCCGGACAGTAAGGGATATGTCATAATTTCCAGATAGGAGCCTGACTGACCTGACTTCCGGAAACTTGTAGATTCTTTCTGCAATTGCCTGATAGCCCTGATTGCGCTCGAGAGTAACCTTCAGCTCAATAACGGCATAAACATAGTTCTCCCCGACCAGATCCCAATCAACTATGGTTTTGTAGTGCCGGATAACTCCGGTGTCTTTAAGTTTTGTAATTGCCTGGGAAACCTCCTCTGCAGACATATCTGTAAGGGATGCTATTTCCTCTGGACTCGTTCGTGCATCATTCTCAAGAATTTCCAGTATATGTCGAATCTTTTCATTCATGTTGGTCACCGGCACAAAGTTAAGGGAACTTGACAAACAATTTTTGTCTCGGGGATAAATTATATTTTATTTATTCAATTAATACAGCATTTACAACTCCGTCTTGCCCTGGTCTGCTTGTAACTTTAGCGGTTCCAAGAGGAGTCCTTATTACTGAGCCTTTCGTCAGAATGTTACGCCTGATGTAGTGCTTGTTTGCAGCGTTGTCGAGAACTGTTTCAATGGGAGCAGAAGTGGTTTTTCCATCTTTAGGATTGGTTATGTTTGCAATATCACACTGAAGAAGTCTTACCTTCCTGTTGCCTCCCATAGTGTGAACGTTTTTCCTCTTTATTTCACTTATACGGGTTTCTGCAGACTCGCGGCCCATTTCAAACTTGCGCTTTCCGCGGGCAGCAATAACTTTCCCACCGGTCACTTTTCTTCTGGAGCTACCTTGCCATCTCATATTAAAACCTCATCGTGTATTGAAATTATAATCAATGCTTATCTTTAATGATTATTTATGTATTTTACTATTGTAATTCTGTACTTTCCGATTGTAAATATACTGTAATCCTGATTATCCTGGCCTGGTGATCGTGTCAGGGTAAGCATAATTATCGCTTATGCTCTGATTATATATTAATTTATTAGCAGGAGTGCCTAATTAGCATATTTGCTATGGACTAATCAATACAAATAGAATCGTATAAGAACTTTACGATCAGGCAGCTGGAATAAAACTCAATTTTACATTCTGCCTGTATCTGTAAAAGGAGATTAGATTAAAGAGAGTTGTAAATAAAAATCTGACAGTAAGTTCACAAGTGGAGGTGAAGAAAAAAGGCATATGCTAAAAATTATATAAATCTAAAGTGAATGAATCTAAAGTGAATGAATCTAAAGTGAATGAATCTAAAGTGAATGAATCTAAAGTGAATGAATCTAAAGTGAATGAATCTAAAGTGAATGAATCTGTTACAGTTAAAGTTGAAATATTAATTTCCAATTTAAATTCTTAACTGAAAAAAGGATCCGACGTTTCAGGAGAAATAACGAGGAGAGATAACAATGGTTACAGAGATTTCATTGAATACAATATGTGGACATAAGACAAAGATAATTGCCACTAAAGAGGGAAAGAGCACACATATACATATTAAGTCCACATGCAAAAAACTTCGAAAGTGGGGTACACATTTTGATATGGAACTGAAAGACCTTATGGGAGGTCCCGAAAACATTCTTAGCCAGAAATCGGCTGAAGCGCCCCTTACACCTACCTGTCTTGTCCCGGCAGCAGTAATGAACGCTTGCTGGCTCGAAAATGGCATGATTTCGAAGAATCTCGCTCGAGACATGGGAAAGATGGAGATTATTTTTGATAAATTGGAATGAATTTTCAGTACTCTATACAACCCCTATAGTTCTTTTGGGAAGATCTTCAGTACTGGAAAAAAACTACCGAAAAAGGTAGTACTGTGAGATGTCACCTGTATACATATAAACTCGGGAATACTTATATCGAATCTTATCATGTACTATTTGTCTGTAACTGACAAGAATTTGCCCGTAACTGATAAGATAACTCTTAAACTTTTAGGAATCTTTTGATCAAAACTTGTCATGTCTTATTTGCCCAGAACTAGGCAACTAGACAAACAACTTTTGAATATACTTATGAAATACTAAAACAGTATTACTATCTTAGGAGTAACAAAAGTTTCAAAACCCGAGTTGAGAACATGGATGTAAAAGAGATCAATAAATATGGACAAGAACTTGTAGACTGTCTGAAACTGAAGACTTCTCCTGTTGCAGTAAAGCTGATCCCGAAAGGAGGAGAAATTCCTGAAGGAATGAAAGAAGTAGATGAAGCTATGAGGCACTGTCAGCTGGTTGACAGAGTGAGAAGAACAGGTGAGGAGTTCTATACCCTTATCGATGACCAGATGTGTAAAGGTGGCGCTGGTGCAATGGGCCTTGGCGAAATGCCTCCAAAGGTCGCAAGTGGAGAATTTTATTTTAATAAACTCAAACAGTTCAGCACCCAGGGCGCTGCAAGGCGTACCCTTGAAAGAGTTCCCAAGCTTCCGCCGCACTCAACTGAGGCTATCCTGTACTCTCCTCTGGAAAAAGCCACATTTATTCCAGATGTTGTTGTTGTTATCGGTAATCCTAAACAAATAATGCTACTTACACAGGCTGCAATGTACAAAACAGGAGGCAGGGTTGAAGCGAGTTTTGCAGGAAAGCAGAGCCTGTGCTCCGACGGGGTTGTGAATGTATACAAAGAAGGCAAAATCGGAGTCACAGTCGGTTGCAGTGGCAGCAGGACATATACCAAAATCTCAGAGGAAGAAATGATTATGGGAATTCCTGTCGAACTTCTGGCTGATGTAGCCACTGGTCTCAAGGAAATTTGCCCTAAGTAAATCCGGAAAACGAATCTGTTTTAAATAAAAATTTCTTCATTTTCAAGCCCTTTCAAGATGTTTCCAAAAAAATCATTTCCAACAAAATCATGAAAGGGTTTGTCGATGAAAGGGTTTATCAAATACGCAGGTAAAAACTTTTGGATATGTCTCACCCAAAAATTAGTTCTCTTGAGTGAAGCGTAGCGAAAAGGATAACGGACACCTGAAACTCTATTAGGTTAGCGAAACTCGGGTTGTGGAAAAGGATAAGTTCTTTAAATGCTAGTGCCAAAAGCTTGCGCTTTATCTAGCCAATCTCCTTGTAAAATATCTCCTTTTGCTGATACGCTGGTGGCTATTAAGATACCCCTGTCTTCCCATTTCATATAATCTGCCGTATATTTGTAAGTGTCTATGGCACCGCTGAAAAATCGTTCGTCATCGCACGCTCCACACATAATTAAAGCAGATTCTTTTACTATGAGGGATTTTTTACGGCTATCCACACAGTAGGCACAGAACCTGTCAATTACAGCCTTTAACTGTGCAGAAATCCCAAAGAAATATAACGGGGAAACCAGTACAAGCATATCTGCACTCTCAATTAGTGGTTCAATTTCTTTCATATCATCACATTGAACGCAGGTTCCATCTTTTGTCCAACACATAATACAGGCCTTACATCCACTAACATTGAGTTTTGCCGTTTTGATTTTATTTACGGTATGCCCCTTTTCCTGTGCTCCTTTCATAAAGGCATCTGCCAGCATGTCACTATTTCCGTTATTCCGTGGACTACCAGTAAGTATCAGTATATTTTTATTCATAATGCAACATCTCTCTAAAATTATTTTTATATCTCTTCTAACTTTTATCTATTTCTATAATCTTACATTTCACCCTACATGGATTGCCAACAGCTATTTCATTGGCCACCTTTGATACTGTAATTGTTATCTATTCAATCAGTCGAAGATAACACTTCAGGCTTTCTAATCATAACGGAAAGTAGCCGTTCCTTATGATCTTCATATTTCCGATTCAATTATATTCAATAATTATAAGCAAATATTGCTAAAAATATAGAAGAGTTTTGAAACTTCCCTGAAACTACCCTCTTGAGCGTAACTGTTGTGCCGCAATCGTTACGCTGGTTGATCATGACGTTACGTGACCTTAGAATAACTTTGAGTAACTCAAGCCCGCTTGAGCAAAAGACGTTAGCATAACGGGCACCGTCCTCCATATACGGGACCCAGACGGGAATCAATTATATACTAAAAGAGAAAAGAG harbors:
- the cobZ gene encoding alpha-ribazole phosphatase CobZ, with the translated sequence MKLSDIEERDLKKGQPENVEEKATVNILDVLAEEGISVQDLADTALEMYVPHPGLETREKADALFKRELKYALSDPNLCLLIYSGILLEREGRAGTLPNLSKSSYEKDLTFIIADEVLGTSIATYISGSKGAFEFVRFDKQKPGILAKLGPFMDDVIGGLIGGVSSNMYSRGMAEFVGTD
- the cobS gene encoding adenosylcobinamide-GDP ribazoletransferase, translating into MNSYLLAFKSGFGFLSTIPVGISMEGIDELMKKIYFYPVVGAILGLLIGAVAFMGQVIFPGPVLAALLMGFIYYITGFNHLDGVTDIGDGFMAHGSLEKKIKALKDTTIGTGGVSFCILLLLTLYSSIRAVQQEGSAVFGSNLPVLMFESMFIAEVSAKQSMLTIAAFGKPIPPQEKQAYPGLGAMTIKGATRNNFLIGFVFGAIVCLLPFGWIGLLPYLGSCLVALVILNRSYAHFGGLNGDGIGTANEIGRVTALIIIAVLLQLSLNGYMGGFKWTLL
- a CDS encoding NTP transferase domain-containing protein; translated protein: MDAIVMAGGFGQRLGMGEKPCVELLGKPLIAYVIDTLRAAENINRVFVAVSPVTPKTEIMIQERYKGKVRIIRTFGGNYVGDMIHAVETAETVGPVMIIMSDLPLISPDLIDYVIEKYKEEGKPALSVYVPLNICKGAGIRPDTVFNKDGKLIVPVGINILDSSQIRNEQEDFNLILDNPKLAINVNTVKDLQHCKDLLQGQD
- a CDS encoding ABC transporter ATP-binding protein — its product is MLSRDGKKILRGVNLEVGDREIHSIIGANGAGKSTLAYTLMGLQGYEHEEGSLIFNGEDISKLSITERAKKGITLAWQEPARFEGLRVRDYLAIGAKGNGGVTEEELKEALRKVDLKPEKYLDREVGEALSGGERKRIELASIITMKPKLAILDEPDSGIDVVSLKEIVNLIQTFKENGSSVLVITHRKEIAAASDKASLMCEGVILRSGDPLEISEFFKNRCIPCDSRVSPQKAA
- a CDS encoding SufB/SufD family protein; translated protein: MTQITLNTLSSEIKDMDAAYSASGGDAAVLHNHDLASLVISGNKVLNANGIEGIVLEPQETEHGVDVKLTIRKGYKIPHPVHLCFGLIPEDGLQEINMNFVAEEDSAVELLAHCTFPNAVKIIHRMEAQMHVGKNASLKYTEIHFHGPHGGAQVIPKAHVKIEEGGSYFNNFSLISGRVGVLEFDYDVDAEKDSVCEMITKVYGKKDDKIKIMEKVALNGENARSVIKSRLAITEDAESEFKGITEGHAPRSRGHVDCLEVLQGNAKAEAVPIIRVDNPLAKVTHEAAIGCVDKKEVETLMARGLEEDDAIDTIVKGMLA
- a CDS encoding DUF5591 domain-containing protein codes for the protein MKPIIPEDERSKEPLDTDRVIYHPDMIRANEWVLNEYEAPYRELCIFVPCAKRKPYHESPSHKKFDRIIFGIAKPEDVHIVTFGTCGITPRELDTQYPFMHYSFMMGKCNVAKIKRDFIKMESERLAAYLEKTRDNYKHRIAYCIGDFRTAMEKAVERVDIEVDIVPKESTIQTMLQPEKPFIYNSLSTREYLQDLSDAITDALKLPKRKVGLKEDLSVDDADWYVL
- a CDS encoding aminotransferase class I/II-fold pyridoxal phosphate-dependent enzyme, whose product is MRPSCDPSKFVADVVKEIPPSGIRRFFDLVSGLEDVISLGVGEPDFITPWHIREMCIHSLEKGQTSYTSNYGLPDLRNELARTYYRRYGLDYDPSSEILITTGVSEALDIAVRTVVNPGDEVIIVQPSYVAYVPSVILAGGKPVIVATHRDDEFSLTAEALKPAITDKTKAIILNFPSNPTGAIMKQEGLEDIADLVVENDLFVISDEVYECLTYEGKHVPISSLDGMKERTVMLNGFSKAYAMTGLRLGFAMGSPEIIHSMMMIHQYSMLCAPITAQIGAIEALRHGKDEMERMIREYDRRRHFIVRGFNRIGLECCNPKGAFYAFPYIGNTGLSSSEFAERLLDEKKVVAIPGDAFGEAGEGFLRCAYAASINDIRKALDRMEDFVDGLKQ
- a CDS encoding Lrp/AsnC family transcriptional regulator, translated to MNEKIRHILEILENDARTSPEEIASLTDMSAEEVSQAITKLKDTGVIRHYKTIVDWDLVGENYVYAVIELKVTLERNQGYQAIAERIYKFPEVRSVRLLSGNYDISLTVRGKSMKDVAFFVAEKIATLDQVQSTSTHFVLKTYKEDGVILHEPETIQRLPVSS
- a CDS encoding 30S ribosomal protein S8e gives rise to the protein MRWQGSSRRKVTGGKVIAARGKRKFEMGRESAETRISEIKRKNVHTMGGNRKVRLLQCDIANITNPKDGKTTSAPIETVLDNAANKHYIRRNILTKGSVIRTPLGTAKVTSRPGQDGVVNAVLIE
- a CDS encoding DUF6951 family protein, whose amino-acid sequence is MVTEISLNTICGHKTKIIATKEGKSTHIHIKSTCKKLRKWGTHFDMELKDLMGGPENILSQKSAEAPLTPTCLVPAAVMNACWLENGMISKNLARDMGKMEIIFDKLE
- a CDS encoding DUF169 domain-containing protein, whose translation is MDVKEINKYGQELVDCLKLKTSPVAVKLIPKGGEIPEGMKEVDEAMRHCQLVDRVRRTGEEFYTLIDDQMCKGGAGAMGLGEMPPKVASGEFYFNKLKQFSTQGAARRTLERVPKLPPHSTEAILYSPLEKATFIPDVVVVIGNPKQIMLLTQAAMYKTGGRVEASFAGKQSLCSDGVVNVYKEGKIGVTVGCSGSRTYTKISEEEMIMGIPVELLADVATGLKEICPK
- a CDS encoding flavodoxin family protein, which gives rise to MNKNILILTGSPRNNGNSDMLADAFMKGAQEKGHTVNKIKTAKLNVSGCKACIMCWTKDGTCVQCDDMKEIEPLIESADMLVLVSPLYFFGISAQLKAVIDRFCAYCVDSRKKSLIVKESALIMCGACDDERFFSGAIDTYKYTADYMKWEDRGILIATSVSAKGDILQGDWLDKAQAFGTSI